Proteins encoded within one genomic window of Streptomyces sp. NBC_00523:
- a CDS encoding endonuclease I family protein: MSRRHLPARHALPAALAALVVFSGTAAAAPVPTPPPTAASALSALDDTYYQDATGKTGAALKSALHTIISDQSKLTYSQVWDALKDTDEDPANSSNIIELYTGRSEPKSNNGGSTGQWNREHVWAKSHGDFGTATGPGTDIHHLRPSDVQVNSTRGNKDFDNGGTELSDAPGNYTDSDSFEPRDAVKGDVARMILYMAVRYEGDDAFPDLEPNDSVSNGSSPHIGRLSVLKAWSEQDPPDTFEKRRNDVIYEDYQHNRNPFVDHPEWVEAIW, translated from the coding sequence ATGTCCCGTCGTCACCTTCCCGCGCGCCACGCACTGCCCGCCGCGCTCGCCGCGCTCGTGGTGTTCAGCGGCACGGCCGCCGCCGCGCCCGTCCCGACGCCACCACCCACCGCCGCCTCCGCGCTCTCCGCGCTGGACGACACGTACTACCAGGACGCGACCGGCAAGACCGGCGCCGCGCTGAAGAGCGCCCTGCACACGATCATCAGCGACCAGAGCAAGCTCACCTACAGCCAGGTCTGGGACGCCCTGAAGGACACCGACGAGGACCCGGCGAACTCCTCGAACATCATCGAGCTGTACACCGGGCGCTCCGAGCCGAAGAGCAACAACGGCGGCAGCACCGGCCAGTGGAACCGCGAACACGTCTGGGCCAAATCCCACGGCGACTTCGGCACGGCCACCGGCCCCGGCACCGACATCCACCACCTGCGCCCGTCCGACGTCCAGGTCAACTCCACGCGCGGCAACAAGGACTTCGACAACGGCGGTACGGAGCTGAGCGACGCCCCGGGCAACTACACCGACTCCGACTCCTTCGAACCGCGCGACGCGGTCAAGGGCGACGTGGCGCGGATGATCCTCTACATGGCCGTGCGCTACGAGGGCGACGACGCGTTCCCCGACCTGGAGCCCAACGACAGCGTGTCCAACGGCTCCTCACCGCACATCGGCCGGCTCTCCGTACTCAAGGCATGGAGCGAGCAGGACCCGCCGGACACCTTCGAGAAGCGGCGCAACGACGTCATATACGAGGACTACCAGCACAACCGGAACCCGTTCGTGGACCACCCCGAGTGGGTGGAGGCCATCTGGTGA
- a CDS encoding methyltransferase, which yields MNRLTTSEAGYDLARFPEDPRDPFRAWDAADAYLLQHLEEAVDVSGNVVVIGDRWGALSTVLAAHHPVQISDSYLGQRATAANLERNGLPAGAVRLMSPRDTPPDRVDVLLVRVPKSLALLEDQLHRIAPAVHAGTVVVGTGMVKEIHTSTLSLFERIIGPTRTSLAVRKARLIHCTPDPALPRTPSPWPLRYALPPDAGAAAGRTVTNHAGIFCADRLDIGTRFFLKHLPDRSGPDRVVDLGCGNGVLGLAAALANPDATLTFVDESYQAVASAEATFRDNAGPDDRARFVVGDGLADAEPGSADLVLNNPPFHSHQATTDATARTMFHGARRALRPGGELWVVANRHLGHHTTLRRVFGNCATVAGDPKFVVLRAVRR from the coding sequence ATGAACCGTTTGACGACGTCAGAGGCCGGATACGACCTCGCCCGCTTCCCCGAGGACCCCCGCGACCCGTTCCGTGCCTGGGACGCGGCCGACGCCTATCTGCTCCAGCACCTGGAGGAGGCGGTCGACGTCTCGGGGAACGTCGTCGTGATCGGCGACCGCTGGGGCGCCCTGAGTACGGTCCTGGCCGCGCACCACCCCGTACAGATCAGCGACTCCTACCTCGGGCAGCGGGCCACCGCCGCGAACCTGGAGCGGAATGGGCTGCCCGCCGGAGCGGTGCGCCTCATGTCCCCGCGCGACACTCCGCCGGACCGCGTCGACGTCCTCCTCGTACGCGTGCCGAAGAGCCTCGCGCTCCTGGAGGACCAGCTCCACCGCATCGCGCCCGCCGTGCACGCCGGCACGGTCGTCGTCGGCACCGGGATGGTCAAGGAGATCCACACCTCCACGCTCAGCCTGTTCGAGCGCATCATCGGCCCGACCCGGACCTCCCTCGCCGTCCGCAAGGCCCGGCTCATCCACTGCACCCCGGACCCCGCCCTGCCCCGCACCCCCAGCCCCTGGCCGCTGCGTTACGCGCTGCCCCCGGATGCCGGGGCGGCCGCCGGGCGTACCGTCACCAACCACGCCGGGATCTTCTGCGCCGACCGGCTCGACATCGGCACCCGTTTCTTCCTCAAGCACCTGCCGGACCGCAGCGGCCCCGACCGCGTCGTGGACCTCGGCTGCGGCAACGGCGTCCTCGGCCTCGCCGCCGCCCTCGCCAACCCCGACGCCACCCTCACCTTCGTGGACGAGTCGTACCAGGCCGTGGCCTCGGCCGAGGCGACCTTCCGCGACAACGCCGGGCCGGACGACCGGGCGCGCTTCGTCGTCGGGGACGGACTGGCCGACGCCGAGCCCGGAAGCGCCGACCTGGTCCTCAACAACCCGCCGTTCCACTCCCACCAGGCCACCACCGACGCGACCGCCCGGACCATGTTCCACGGGGCCCGGCGCGCCCTGCGCCCGGGCGGCGAGCTCTGGGTCGTCGCCAACCGGCACCTGGGCCACCACACCACCCTGCGCCGGGTCTTCGGCAACTGCGCGACGGTGGCGGGCGACCCGAAGTTCGTCGTACTGCGCGCGGTCAGGCGCTGA
- a CDS encoding baeRF3 domain-containing protein produces MDTDALTAGLLQELRRSRPYPALSLTMPTHRRAPDNAQDAVRLRNLLSEAHNRLEADPQADRETCAAIKRQLDRAAGELDQRRALDALVLLATADEYQIWRLPRTAPERVVLSDSYLTRNLVAAKAQARPFWALTVAADHAALFSGTTESAQEAHVGGFPLAAPREEFNPQRMEQIGDTASNFASEDTRNFLRTVDEKLRAVLATDPRPLYLVGIAPALALFDEVSECAKDAVGRVTKGAPADNAPRDLLTELRPALDARREHFAKEIEGRLDAARGRKAFAGGLDEVWAAVREGRAGLVAVEEHYQQTVRVDQEHLKPVTDDVVDPSDASVREDVVDELVEAALDSGAEVFFVADDSLKGHGRIAAELRF; encoded by the coding sequence ATGGACACGGACGCCCTGACCGCCGGCCTGCTGCAGGAGCTCCGCCGGAGCAGGCCCTATCCCGCCCTGTCCCTGACCATGCCGACCCACCGGCGCGCCCCGGACAACGCCCAGGACGCCGTACGGCTGCGCAACCTGCTGTCGGAGGCCCACAACCGGCTGGAGGCCGACCCGCAGGCCGACCGGGAGACCTGTGCCGCGATCAAGCGGCAGCTCGACCGCGCGGCCGGTGAACTCGACCAGCGCCGGGCCCTGGACGCGCTGGTGCTCCTCGCCACCGCCGACGAGTACCAGATCTGGCGGCTGCCGCGTACCGCACCCGAACGGGTGGTGCTGAGCGACAGCTACCTCACCCGCAACCTGGTCGCCGCGAAGGCGCAGGCCCGCCCCTTCTGGGCGCTGACCGTGGCCGCCGACCACGCCGCCCTCTTCAGCGGCACCACCGAGTCCGCGCAGGAGGCCCACGTCGGCGGCTTCCCGCTGGCCGCCCCGCGCGAGGAGTTCAACCCGCAGCGCATGGAGCAGATCGGGGACACGGCGAGCAACTTCGCCAGCGAGGACACCCGCAACTTCCTGCGCACGGTGGACGAGAAGCTGCGCGCCGTCCTGGCCACCGACCCCCGCCCGCTGTACCTGGTGGGCATCGCACCGGCGCTCGCACTGTTCGACGAGGTCAGCGAGTGCGCCAAGGACGCGGTCGGCCGGGTCACCAAGGGCGCGCCCGCCGACAACGCGCCCCGCGACCTGCTCACCGAGCTGCGCCCGGCCCTGGACGCGCGGCGCGAGCACTTCGCGAAGGAGATCGAGGGGCGGCTGGACGCGGCGCGCGGCCGCAAGGCGTTCGCCGGCGGTCTGGACGAGGTGTGGGCCGCGGTGCGCGAGGGCCGCGCCGGTCTGGTGGCCGTGGAGGAGCACTACCAGCAGACGGTACGGGTCGACCAGGAGCACCTGAAGCCGGTGACCGACGACGTGGTGGACCCGTCCGACGCGAGCGTCCGCGAGGACGTCGTGGACGAACTGGTCGAGGCGGCGCTGGACAGCGGCGCGGAGGTGTTCTTCGTCGCGGACGACTCGCTGAAGGGGCACGGCCGCATCGCGGCCGAACTGCGCTTCTGA
- a CDS encoding phosphoketolase family protein, giving the protein MSDAPPRPGPSDQELDALDAHWRAANYLAVGQIYLMDNPLLTRPLAPEHIKPRLLGHWGTSPGLNLVYTHLNRLIGARGTPALCIWGPGHGGPAVLAGSWLEGSYSEVYPDVSRDAAGMGLLFKQFSFPGGVPSHVAPETPGSIHEGGELGYSLAHAYGAALDHPELLVTCVIGDGEAETGPLAGSWHANKFLDPVHDGAVLPVLHLNGYKIANPTVLARLPHTELDALLRGYGHDPLYVEGDEPRAVHRAMALAMDRAADRIAEIQAAARTGGETERPRWPMIVLRTPKGWTGPAEVDGLPVEGTWRAHQVPLPGVRDNPDHLRQLEAWMRSYRPDELFDAEGRPTAQVLACVPEGAARLGASPYANGGLLLRDLPVPDLDGFAVPVDRPGTTLREPTRVLGGLLEAVMAATADHRDFRLVGPDETASNRLDAVYEVSGKAWQARTLPTDEHLERDGRVMEVLSEHLCQGWLEGYLLTGRHGLFSCYEAFAHIVDSMVNQHIKWLRTSRRLAWRRPIASLNYLLTSHVWRQDHNGFSHQDPGFVDHILNKSPEVVRVYLPPDANTLLSVADHALRSRDYVNVIVAGKQPSFDWLTLDQARVHCARGAGLWEWAGTEDGSREPDVVLACAGDVPTLETLAAAQLLRRHLPELAVRVVNVVDMARLMPHSEHPHGMPDSEYDALFTRDRPVIFAYHGYPWLIHRLAYRRSGHGELHVRGYKEEGTTTTPFDMVVRNDLDRYRLVMDVIDRVPGLGVRAVAVRQEMADTRTRHHAWIREHGTDLPEVADWTWEG; this is encoded by the coding sequence ATGAGCGACGCCCCACCGCGGCCCGGCCCGTCCGACCAGGAGCTCGACGCGCTGGACGCGCACTGGCGGGCCGCCAACTACCTGGCCGTCGGGCAGATCTACCTGATGGACAACCCCCTGCTGACCCGGCCGCTCGCCCCCGAGCACATCAAGCCCCGGCTGCTCGGACACTGGGGCACCTCGCCCGGGCTCAACCTCGTGTACACCCACCTCAACCGCCTCATCGGCGCGCGCGGAACACCGGCGCTCTGCATCTGGGGACCCGGCCACGGCGGGCCCGCCGTCCTCGCCGGTTCCTGGCTGGAGGGCAGCTACTCGGAGGTGTACCCGGACGTCAGCAGGGACGCGGCAGGCATGGGCCTGCTGTTCAAGCAGTTCTCGTTCCCCGGCGGCGTCCCCAGCCACGTCGCCCCCGAGACCCCCGGCTCCATCCACGAGGGCGGCGAACTCGGCTACTCCCTCGCCCACGCCTACGGCGCCGCCCTCGACCACCCCGAACTGCTGGTCACCTGCGTCATCGGCGACGGCGAGGCGGAGACCGGACCGCTCGCCGGGTCCTGGCACGCCAACAAGTTCCTCGACCCGGTCCACGACGGGGCCGTCCTGCCGGTCCTCCACCTCAACGGCTACAAGATCGCCAACCCCACGGTCCTCGCCCGTCTCCCGCACACCGAGCTCGACGCCCTGCTGCGCGGCTACGGACACGACCCGCTGTACGTGGAGGGCGACGAACCCCGCGCCGTGCACCGGGCGATGGCTCTCGCCATGGACCGCGCCGCCGACCGCATCGCGGAGATCCAGGCCGCCGCCCGCACCGGCGGTGAGACCGAACGCCCGCGCTGGCCGATGATCGTGCTGCGCACCCCGAAGGGCTGGACCGGGCCCGCCGAGGTCGACGGACTGCCCGTGGAAGGCACCTGGCGCGCCCACCAGGTCCCGCTGCCCGGCGTCCGCGACAACCCGGACCATCTGCGCCAGCTGGAGGCGTGGATGCGGTCCTACCGGCCGGACGAACTCTTCGACGCCGAGGGCCGCCCGACCGCACAGGTGCTGGCCTGTGTCCCCGAGGGCGCCGCCCGCCTCGGCGCCAGCCCGTACGCCAACGGCGGCCTGCTCCTGCGCGACCTGCCCGTCCCGGACCTCGACGGGTTCGCCGTCCCCGTCGACCGCCCCGGCACCACGCTCCGCGAGCCCACCCGCGTCCTGGGCGGTCTCCTCGAAGCGGTCATGGCGGCGACGGCGGACCACAGGGACTTCCGGCTCGTGGGCCCGGACGAGACGGCGTCCAACCGGCTCGACGCGGTGTACGAGGTCAGCGGCAAGGCGTGGCAGGCCCGCACCCTGCCGACGGACGAGCACCTGGAGCGCGACGGCCGGGTCATGGAGGTCCTGTCCGAGCACCTGTGCCAGGGCTGGCTGGAGGGCTATCTGCTGACCGGGCGGCACGGGCTGTTCTCCTGCTACGAGGCCTTCGCGCACATCGTGGACTCGATGGTCAACCAGCACATCAAGTGGCTGCGCACCTCGCGCCGCCTCGCCTGGCGCCGCCCCATCGCCTCGCTGAACTACCTGCTCACCTCGCACGTCTGGCGCCAGGACCACAACGGCTTCTCGCACCAGGACCCGGGCTTCGTGGACCACATCCTCAACAAGAGCCCCGAAGTCGTACGCGTCTACCTGCCGCCGGACGCCAACACCCTGCTCTCCGTCGCGGACCACGCCCTGCGCAGCCGGGACTACGTCAACGTCATCGTGGCCGGCAAGCAGCCCAGCTTCGACTGGCTCACCCTCGACCAAGCCCGGGTGCACTGCGCGCGCGGCGCCGGTCTCTGGGAGTGGGCGGGCACGGAGGACGGCAGCCGGGAGCCCGACGTCGTCCTCGCCTGCGCCGGTGACGTACCCACGCTGGAGACACTGGCGGCGGCCCAGCTGCTCCGGCGCCATCTGCCGGAGCTGGCCGTGCGGGTGGTCAACGTGGTCGACATGGCCCGGCTCATGCCGCACTCCGAGCACCCGCACGGCATGCCGGACTCCGAGTACGACGCGCTGTTCACCCGGGACAGGCCGGTCATCTTCGCCTACCACGGCTACCCGTGGTTGATCCACCGGCTGGCCTACCGCCGTAGCGGCCATGGCGAACTGCACGTGCGGGGCTACAAGGAGGAGGGCACGACCACCACGCCCTTCGACATGGTCGTCCGCAACGACCTCGACCGCTACCGGCTGGTCATGGACGTCATCGACCGGGTGCCCGGCCTGGGCGTACGCGCCGTGGCGGTGCGGCAGGAGATGGCCGACACCCGCACCCGCCACCACGCCTGGATCCGCGAACACGGCACCGACCTGCCCGAGGTCGCCGACTGGACCTGGGAGGGCTGA
- a CDS encoding NADP-dependent succinic semialdehyde dehydrogenase, with translation MPIATVNPANGETLRTFDALNDDEIEKRIAAAHAAFRDYRTTTFAERARLLNRAADLLDEDQQDIARTMTLEMGKPVTAARAEAAKCAKAMRWYAARAEELLADEHPTAADVKDSGAVRAYVRYRPLGPVLAVMPWNFPLWQVVRFAAPALMAGNTGLLKHASNVPQTALYLGDLFHRAGFPAGCFQTLLVGSKAVEGILRDRRVVAATLTGSEPAGRSVAAIAGDEVKHTVLELGGSDPYLVLPSADVAKAARTAVTARAQNNGQSCIAAKRFIVHTQVYEEFAERFTVGMRQLTVGDPLEESTDIGPIAMEQGRADLAELVDDAVDRGAEVLCGGGRPEGLGGGLENGWFYAPTVLAGITPEMRIHREETFGPVATLYRVDSLDQAVELANDTSFGLSSNVWTRDADEADRCVRDLQAGGVFFNGMTASHPALPFGGVKRSGYGRELAGHGIREFCNATTVWYGSEPR, from the coding sequence ATGCCCATCGCGACGGTCAATCCCGCGAACGGCGAGACGCTCAGGACGTTCGACGCGCTGAACGACGACGAGATCGAGAAGCGGATCGCCGCGGCCCACGCCGCCTTCCGTGACTACCGCACCACCACGTTCGCCGAACGGGCCCGGCTGCTCAACCGGGCCGCCGACCTCCTGGACGAGGACCAGCAGGACATCGCGCGCACCATGACCCTGGAAATGGGCAAGCCCGTCACGGCCGCTCGCGCCGAGGCCGCGAAGTGCGCCAAGGCGATGCGCTGGTACGCCGCCCGCGCCGAGGAACTGCTCGCCGACGAGCACCCCACCGCCGCCGATGTGAAGGACTCCGGCGCGGTGCGCGCGTACGTCCGCTACCGGCCGCTCGGCCCGGTCCTCGCCGTGATGCCGTGGAACTTCCCGCTCTGGCAGGTCGTGCGCTTCGCCGCCCCCGCCCTGATGGCGGGCAATACGGGCCTGCTGAAGCACGCCTCGAACGTGCCGCAGACCGCGCTCTACCTCGGCGACCTCTTCCACCGCGCCGGGTTCCCGGCCGGCTGCTTCCAGACCCTGCTGGTCGGCTCCAAGGCCGTCGAGGGCATCCTGCGCGACCGCCGGGTGGTGGCCGCGACGCTCACCGGCAGCGAACCGGCCGGCCGCTCCGTCGCCGCCATCGCCGGTGACGAGGTCAAGCACACCGTCCTCGAACTCGGCGGCAGCGACCCCTACCTGGTCCTCCCCTCCGCGGACGTCGCCAAGGCCGCCCGCACCGCCGTCACCGCCCGCGCCCAGAACAACGGCCAGTCGTGCATCGCCGCCAAGCGGTTCATCGTGCACACCCAGGTCTATGAGGAGTTCGCCGAGCGCTTCACCGTCGGCATGCGGCAGCTGACCGTGGGCGACCCGCTGGAGGAGTCCACCGACATCGGCCCGATCGCCATGGAACAGGGCCGCGCGGACCTCGCGGAGCTGGTGGACGACGCGGTGGACCGGGGTGCCGAGGTGCTGTGCGGCGGCGGACGCCCCGAGGGCTTGGGCGGCGGCCTGGAGAACGGCTGGTTCTACGCGCCCACCGTCCTCGCCGGCATCACGCCCGAGATGCGCATCCACCGCGAGGAGACCTTCGGCCCGGTCGCCACGCTCTACCGCGTGGACAGCCTGGACCAGGCCGTCGAGCTCGCCAACGACACCTCCTTCGGGCTCAGTTCCAACGTCTGGACCCGCGACGCCGACGAGGCCGACCGCTGCGTCCGGGACCTCCAGGCCGGCGGCGTCTTCTTCAACGGCATGACCGCCTCCCACCCCGCGCTGCCCTTCGGCGGAGTGAAGCGCTCGGGCTACGGGCGCGAGCTCGCCGGACACGGCATCCGCGAGTTCTGCAACGCCACCACCGTCTGGTACGGCTCCGAACCCCGGTGA
- a CDS encoding ATP-binding protein, translating into MTVPLDRHYLVELQVSADRVDQLRRIVAAHLRHWSLELHVRPVCRAVEELLTNVHRHVGDDNRCVVELRWSGRHLTVSVADNGSEMPRLLHEGGGLSRVMALSDSWGTCRTADGKVVWFTRYAQEPQHIELVPLPPLPGVREFRRPPAAVAEIPEPVPAADETVPVADAAPALV; encoded by the coding sequence ATGACCGTTCCACTCGACCGGCACTATCTGGTCGAACTTCAGGTTTCCGCAGACCGTGTGGACCAGCTGCGACGCATAGTCGCGGCCCACCTGCGCCACTGGAGTCTCGAACTCCACGTACGGCCCGTGTGCCGTGCCGTGGAGGAGCTGCTGACCAATGTCCACCGGCATGTCGGTGACGACAACCGCTGCGTCGTCGAACTCCGGTGGTCCGGACGGCACCTCACGGTCTCCGTCGCCGACAACGGCTCCGAGATGCCGCGGCTGCTCCACGAGGGCGGCGGCCTGAGCCGGGTCATGGCCCTCAGTGACAGCTGGGGCACCTGCCGGACCGCCGACGGCAAGGTCGTCTGGTTCACCCGGTACGCCCAGGAGCCGCAGCACATCGAGCTGGTGCCGCTGCCGCCGCTGCCCGGCGTCCGCGAGTTCCGCCGCCCGCCGGCCGCGGTCGCGGAGATCCCCGAGCCGGTCCCGGCCGCCGACGAGACCGTCCCCGTCGCCGACGCCGCCCCGGCGCTCGTCTGA
- a CDS encoding xanthine dehydrogenase family protein molybdopterin-binding subunit — MSHAPQPLGAPAVRREGRAKVTGAARYAAERGLPGCLYAWPVPATVPSGRVTAVRTVDALAHPGVHSVLTHDNAPRLAEPDDPILAVLQDDRVPHRGWPVALVVADSLASARAGAAALHITYETTPHDVVLTEDHAGLYTPEQANGGYPAVRERGDFDRAFEASPVRVDATYTLEALHNHPMEPHASTAHWAPDGHLTVYDSSQGATKVRDSLAAAFGIGADRITAVSEHVGGGFGSKGTPRPQSVLAAMAALHTGRPVELVLPRRQMPALVGHRAPTVQRVRLGAEADGTLTSVAQEIITHTSRIKEFVEQAAVPARVMYGSPHSRTTHRVTALDVPSPSWMRAPGEAPGMYALESAMDELAAELGVDPVDLRLRNDPADEPDSGKPFSSRGLAACLREGAARFGWADRDPAPGVRRQGALLLGTGVASATYPVYVSPGHATAHAAPDGTYRIAVNATDIGTGARTVLAQIAAEVLGAPLDEVAIDIGDSDLPDASLAGGSSGTASWGWAVHKAASGLAEQLAARGGPLPAEGVTVAADTTEETAEESPYARHAFGAHFAEVAVDTRTGEVRVRRMLGVFAAGRILNSRTARSQFIGGMTMGIGMALTEGSTMDPVYGDFTECDLASYHVPVCADVAAVDAHWIEEDDPHLNPMGSKGIGEIGIVGAAAAVGNAFRHATGVRLRTLPLTPDRVLTHLA; from the coding sequence ATGAGCCACGCCCCCCAGCCGCTCGGCGCGCCCGCCGTCCGCCGCGAGGGCCGCGCCAAGGTGACCGGCGCCGCGCGCTACGCCGCCGAACGCGGCCTGCCCGGCTGCCTGTACGCCTGGCCGGTGCCCGCCACCGTGCCGTCCGGCCGGGTCACCGCCGTCCGCACCGTCGACGCCCTCGCCCACCCCGGCGTCCACAGCGTCCTCACCCACGACAACGCGCCGCGCCTGGCCGAGCCGGACGACCCGATCCTCGCCGTCCTCCAGGACGACCGGGTGCCCCACCGGGGCTGGCCCGTCGCGCTCGTCGTCGCCGACAGCCTCGCGAGCGCCCGGGCCGGTGCGGCCGCCCTGCACATCACCTACGAGACGACCCCGCACGACGTCGTGCTCACCGAGGACCACGCGGGCCTCTACACCCCGGAACAGGCCAACGGCGGCTACCCGGCGGTGCGCGAGCGCGGCGACTTCGACCGGGCCTTCGAGGCGTCGCCCGTACGCGTGGACGCCACGTACACCCTGGAGGCGCTGCACAACCACCCCATGGAGCCCCACGCCTCGACCGCCCACTGGGCGCCCGACGGGCACCTCACCGTGTACGACTCCAGCCAGGGCGCCACCAAGGTGCGCGACAGCCTCGCCGCCGCCTTCGGCATCGGGGCCGACCGGATCACCGCCGTCTCCGAGCACGTCGGCGGCGGCTTCGGCTCCAAGGGAACCCCGCGCCCGCAGTCCGTGCTCGCCGCGATGGCCGCCCTGCACACCGGCCGCCCCGTCGAACTCGTCCTGCCCAGGCGCCAGATGCCCGCGCTCGTCGGACACCGGGCGCCCACCGTGCAGCGCGTCAGGCTCGGCGCCGAGGCCGACGGCACCCTCACCTCGGTCGCCCAGGAGATCATCACCCACACCTCCCGGATCAAGGAGTTCGTGGAGCAGGCCGCCGTGCCCGCCCGCGTCATGTACGGCTCACCGCACAGCCGCACCACGCACCGGGTCACCGCCCTCGACGTGCCCAGCCCGTCGTGGATGCGCGCCCCGGGCGAGGCTCCCGGGATGTACGCCCTCGAATCCGCCATGGACGAACTCGCGGCGGAACTCGGCGTCGACCCGGTCGACCTGCGGCTGCGCAACGACCCGGCCGACGAACCCGACTCCGGCAAGCCCTTCAGCAGCCGGGGCCTGGCCGCCTGTCTGCGCGAGGGCGCCGCACGCTTCGGCTGGGCGGACCGCGATCCCGCCCCCGGCGTCCGCCGCCAGGGCGCCCTGCTGCTCGGCACGGGCGTCGCCTCGGCCACGTACCCCGTCTACGTCAGCCCGGGCCACGCCACCGCGCACGCGGCCCCCGACGGCACCTACCGGATCGCCGTCAACGCCACCGACATCGGAACCGGCGCCCGTACCGTCCTCGCGCAGATCGCCGCCGAGGTGCTGGGCGCACCGCTGGACGAGGTGGCCATCGACATCGGTGACAGCGACCTGCCCGACGCCTCGCTGGCCGGCGGCTCATCCGGCACCGCCTCCTGGGGCTGGGCCGTGCACAAGGCCGCCTCCGGGCTCGCGGAACAGCTCGCCGCGCGCGGCGGGCCGCTGCCCGCCGAAGGGGTGACCGTCGCCGCCGACACCACCGAGGAGACCGCCGAGGAATCCCCGTACGCCCGGCACGCCTTCGGGGCGCACTTCGCCGAGGTCGCCGTCGACACCCGCACCGGAGAGGTCCGGGTGCGCCGGATGCTCGGCGTCTTCGCGGCCGGCCGCATCCTCAACTCCCGTACCGCCCGCTCCCAGTTCATCGGCGGCATGACCATGGGCATCGGCATGGCGCTCACCGAGGGCTCCACCATGGACCCGGTCTACGGTGACTTCACCGAGTGCGACCTCGCCTCCTACCACGTCCCCGTCTGCGCCGACGTGGCCGCTGTCGACGCGCACTGGATCGAGGAGGACGACCCCCACCTCAACCCCATGGGCAGCAAGGGCATCGGCGAGATCGGCATCGTCGGCGCCGCCGCGGCTGTCGGGAACGCCTTCCGGCACGCGACCGGAGTCCGGCTGCGCACCCTGCCCCTCACACCCGACCGGGTGCTCACCCACCTGGCCTGA
- a CDS encoding ADP-ribosylglycohydrolase family protein, producing the protein MTDAPAPALDSLAGLAFGDAFGDRWFGILRREGAEALEARTLPEEPVWRWSDDTAQALVLVRELAEGEGAVDQDRFARRLAEEYAADTHRGYGASMHDVLRRIGAGEPWQELVSAQFEGMGSWGNGAAMRVAPLGAWHAADLDTAMEQAARQSAVSHHHPEAAAGAVAVAVAAALAVRGRGGPAPGRAAFLQEVAAHLSDSEVRSGIRIASRMPARTSVRHAAEVLGSGYRMSGPDTVPFALWCAAGHLDDLEEGLWCTVAGRGDIDTTCAIAGGVIAARTGVAALPPAWHTAREPLPEWAALSA; encoded by the coding sequence ATGACCGACGCACCTGCCCCCGCACTCGACTCACTGGCCGGGCTCGCCTTCGGTGACGCCTTCGGCGACCGCTGGTTCGGCATCCTGCGCCGCGAGGGCGCCGAGGCCCTGGAGGCGCGGACACTGCCCGAGGAGCCCGTGTGGCGGTGGAGCGACGACACCGCGCAGGCGCTGGTCCTGGTCCGCGAACTCGCCGAGGGCGAAGGCGCCGTGGACCAGGACCGGTTCGCCCGGCGCCTCGCCGAGGAGTACGCCGCCGACACACACCGCGGCTACGGCGCCTCGATGCACGACGTGCTGCGCCGGATCGGTGCGGGCGAGCCCTGGCAGGAGCTGGTGTCCGCGCAGTTCGAGGGCATGGGGTCCTGGGGCAACGGGGCGGCGATGCGCGTCGCCCCGCTCGGCGCCTGGCACGCCGCGGACCTGGACACGGCCATGGAGCAGGCCGCCCGCCAGAGCGCGGTCTCGCACCACCACCCGGAGGCCGCCGCCGGGGCGGTGGCGGTTGCCGTGGCCGCGGCGCTGGCCGTGCGCGGCCGGGGCGGTCCGGCGCCCGGGCGCGCCGCGTTCCTCCAGGAGGTCGCCGCGCACCTGTCCGACAGTGAGGTGCGCTCGGGCATCCGGATCGCGTCCCGGATGCCCGCCCGCACCTCGGTCCGCCACGCGGCGGAGGTCCTGGGCTCCGGCTACCGGATGTCCGGGCCGGACACCGTCCCGTTCGCACTGTGGTGCGCGGCGGGGCACCTGGACGACCTGGAGGAGGGGCTGTGGTGCACGGTGGCGGGGCGCGGTGACATCGACACCACCTGCGCCATCGCGGGAGGCGTGATCGCCGCCCGTACCGGCGTCGCCGCCCTGCCCCCGGCCTGGCACACGGCACGCGAGCCGCTGCCGGAGTGGGCGGCGCTCAGCGCCTGA